TATTAAGAGTTGAACTTAAAAACATCGGTTCGGGTTATTCAGCCGGTCACAATTACGTTGTGTCTGCGTTAGAAAATAATGATACATCAAATATTCCAAGTATTACAGTAAACTACGGTTCTACAATCTCAGAAATAATCAGATTTAAAAAAGGTGTCAATTTAGCCGATCCTAAATTTGGCGAAAATAAAATTGAAAGATCTAAATTTGAAGAAAGATTCACGGCTGTAAACGATAGAATTCAAGGTATTGCTCCAGGAGCAAATTACTCAATCCCTCTATTAAAATCAACTGTTGCTTTCGGTATTAATGGGCCTATTTATAAATACGTACTTCAAACCTTAAAAAAAGCTGGATATACAATTGATTCCGAATTAACAAAAGACTTTAAACTAGATGACGAATCTTGAAAAGATGACATTAGTGTTATTAGTAGTGACGATTACTTCGGAAAAGCTAAGGATAAAAAAGAAATTGAGAAAATTTTCACTACTGAAAAATACCCAAATAAAGAAATTAAAAAATCAATTTTTCAAGAATTCAAAACATTTATTAAATTTATCACTGATGCAATCAAAATCTTCGAAAAATCTTCTGTTCCAGGTTCAACTGTTGCATTACTTGGTATCGATGACCCGTCTGGAATTTTAAACACGGTAATTTATTCTAAATTCAACGGAGATGACAAGAAAATGTTAATGGCTGTCGATAAAGACGGTGAAGGTAAAACGATTGTTAAATTTGACCAATTAAATAATGGATCTGATGCATATAAGGCACATAAAGAAATGTATGAATTACTTTTAGAAGCTGTTAAAGCTGGTGCATTAAAAATCTATGGTGGCGGATCATATTCATCAACTGATGAAGTTAACCACAAGGTTGGAGCTAACTTTGGATCAACAGCTGGTTACACACACAACTTCGTTAGCGATAAAGAATTCAAACCATATATACAATTTTTTGACAACGCTAATAAACCAATTGCAATAATTGAAAATGACAACGTTGGACAAATTACAAATAAAGATAATAAAAAACAAATTAAATTTAAGTACCCTAATGCATATGTAGCATCTAATTCTAAATTGGAAAAAGGTTACTACTTTAAAACTGCAAAAAATGATGATGCACTTATCGAAAAACTTAATGCATTAAAAGACACAGACTACATCATTAGAGTTAATAGCAAACCAAAAGATAAAGACACAAATGGTAAAGCTCAACTTGATAATATCGAAAAGCTAGCTAATGAAGCTGATTCACCTGTTAAAAAATTAGGTGTTATTTCTGAGTACAAGGACACAAAAGTTCAAACTGTTTGAAATATCTATTCATTTGACACAACACCTAAAACAATTGAAAATAAATATAAAGTTGCTACACGTAGTCCGAAAGATACTCTACAAGAAAGTGAACTTGTTGCATATAGAACCCCTAAAAAATACGATGCGTCTTCACTAAAAGATACCGCATTCCTTCAAGGTCCTAACCTTTACGTAATCGACAAAGGTGAACGCTTAAATAAAGCGGCGATGAGATTTTTAAGTTATGTAATAAATAATAATCAAAAAACTACATTCAATCACGGCGAAGATCAATCAATCGAAACTACAAACTTAGGATACATTTCTTTTAAAGCTTCTTACATTATTCCATATAAAAATTTCGATAAAAGCGACGACCTTAAAAAGGTAATTGAAAAAAATAAATATCTAAAAATCGCCTTTGATCTTTTTGCTGACAAAAATACTACTTGATATGAAGAACCGGCAAGCAAATTCTCAGCACCATATAGAGATCAATTTAATAGTGCTTATAAAGCAGCTGCTCAAACAATAAGAGATAAATGAGGTAAATCATTGACTGAAGCAGAGAAAAAATCAACTTCATTCGAAACCATCGTGGGCTTACTAAATGATGAAGCTCAAACATTTAAATCTTAATTAATTTATAAATTTAATCCTCTGAAACATTTGTATCCAAAGATACAAGTGTTTCTATTATTCAAAGGAAAAATATGAAAAATAAAATATTATGTGGAGTTTCGCTTTTAGCAATCCCGGTTCAGACATTGACTATTAGTGCCGCCTGCACAAAAACCTATTGAGATTTTCGCTTTGATACATCAAAAACAGAGACCACAAGTAGATTAGTGAAGGCAGAAATTACTAGACATAAAGATGGTGACACGTTTGATGTCGAAATTTCAGAAGACAAAGGCGATTTTAAAAAAGGCCAAGAAATCACAATTAGACTAGCCGGTATAGATACTCCTGAAAAATCTGTTGGCGGGCGAATCCCAGATCCCAATGAATTAAAATGAGGTGAAAAAGCTTCAAAATTCGGTAAAGACACTTTACCATTAGGAAAGCCGGTTTACCTTTTTGTAGGTGAAAAAGATGGTTTTGGTCGAACAACAGCAGATATTTTCTTTAATCCTAAAATTGATAAATTGCCTACGGATGCAAACGGACAAAAAATACATCCTTTAACTTTGGATATGCCTTTAAGTTCATACTCAGTGGAAATCACAAGAGCTGGTTTAACGTTGCCATATGAACAAGATAAATCAAAAATAAATACATATTATCATATTTATAAATATGGCTTAATTTGATATACCTATAACGCACTGGGCTTGGCCTTAAAAGACGCCTATGAAAACGGGAGAGGTTTTTACTCGGGATGATTATGATGACGCAAAACACCAGCTGATTTTTCTAAGGTTTATAAAATTAAACCTTTGGGTAATGCTTGAAAACCATTTTGATATAAAGAAAAAAAATCAGTTTTTACAAAGATAGAGCAAAATCAAGGTTATATTCCTGAAAATTTTAAAAGAAATAAATAAATCTTTAATAACTCGACAATTCCTAAAAATCAAAAGCAGTTAACACTATTTTTTGATTATCAGGAAATTAGTGACTATTAAAAATAAAAACAAAAAATTAAGAAAGGATTCTTATGAGAATAATTGGTCGTACAATTAATTTTTTGAAGAAGAAACTAACTAAGTACACTGAAGAAGATTTTAACGAATATAAACGTATATTAGACTTAGTTTCTTCTCAAAAAGAAGATAAGGAACTACCAGCCATTGAATTAAAAAACGTTTATATCGACTTTGGTGAAACGCTTGCGGTTGATGATGTAAGTTTTAAAATTCCAGAAGGTAAACTTGTTACTCTTTTAGGTCCATCAGGTTCTGGAAAAACAACGGCACTTAATGCAATCTCTGGATTATTAACAATAAGTAGTGGTAAGGTTCGTTTTTATGGTAAAAACGTTACCGCTTTAACACCACAAAAACGTAAAATCGGATTCGTTTTCCAAAACTATGCCTTGTATCCACACATGAGCGTGTATGCAAATATTGCATTCCCACTAAAAAATGACCCTGCATGGCAAAATAGCATTATTACCAAATCATTAATTGCTAAAACAAAAATTAATAACATTTATTTAAGAAAACTTGGCGCTAGTCAAGAAAAACTTGATGAATATTTGAAAAATGTAATTAATACTCGTGGAGTTTTGGATGAATTAGAGAGATTGCAATCACGTGAAATCGCTACTCGCAGACGTAATTTTTCAACCGCTCAAAGTAATTACAAACTTGCCCAAAATAAATATAATGCTAAATCTACTATGCTTGCTAAAAATCTTTTAGAACGTCTTGGTGATTTAAAATCTGAATGCAAAAAAATTATTGCTAATTTAAAACAAGAAAAAGCAATTGAAAAAGTAAATGGCGTTCAAAGAGAAATTCAGGAAGTTAAATTTGCTCTTCCAGCAATATTTAATGAAGGCATGACTGAATTAAATTTAGCTAATATAACTGAATTTAAACGTAAATGATTTAGATTTAAAGGTCATAAATCAGTTGCAACTAATGGCATTGAATATGTACAAAAAATTCACGACGGCTTCGATGAACTAGCTAAAACAATTATGGAAGCTGAAAAAATGAACTTTGAGTTAAAAGATGCAATCGCACTGTCTAAATTTGAACGTGACCTTTTAACTGAACAAGCTATCAGTAAATATTCATTAAAATTACACAAAATACGTGAAGAAAATATTGATAAAATTAAAGCACTTAAAGATGATTTAGATCAAGCTAAAAAAGAATTAAAAACCATTAGCAAAGATAAAGTTAAACGTGCTGAAAGAAATATGCGGATTATTCCAATTATTATGCAAAAAGAGCATGAACGTTTAGAAAAAGAATTAGATACTGAATTTGGCTTCAAAAAAATAATGGCCGAGGATATTAAAAATCGTAATTTCAATTTAACAGCCGAAGAGCGTGCCGAAATTGCTGAAATTTCCAAAGATATTATCTCAATTCCAAAAGCGTTACACCGTGATGTTCTTGAAGTTGCTAAACGTGTAAATATTTTGGGAATTTTACAGAAAAAACCAACTAGACTTTCTGGTGGGCAACAACAACGTGTTTCAATTGCCCGGGCAATTGTTAAAAAACCAAAAATTTTATTAATGGACGAACCACTATCAAACCTTGATGCTAAATTACGGATTAGTACACGTCAATGAATCCGTGAAATTCAACAAAGTTTAGGTATCACCACAGTGTTTGTTACTCACGACCAAGAAGAAGCGATGTCAATTTCTGATATTGTTATCTGTATGTCAACAGCCAAAGTTCAACAAATGGGTACACCAATGGAACTATACAACAAGCCAGTTAACCAATTTGTGGCTCGTTTCTTAGGAATGCCAGAAATGGGTCTTCTACCAGGTCAATACAAAGACGGCCAACTAAGCATTATGGGCGTTAATATTGACGGTATCACCTTAGAAAATAAAGATGCCGCCGAAGTTAATGTTGGTGTTCGTGCTGAGGACTACATCATCATCGATGATGCAAGCAAGGCTCAATTTAGCGGTAAAGTTAAAGTTATCGAACAGTTTGGAAAAGAATCTAAACTAATTGTCGAATTAAGCGAAAAAACAAAACTAAACTTCTTAGTAAATAATAAATACGATTTCAAAGCCGGAGATTTAATCCACTTTAACATTCCTGTAAGAAGATTGCATATTTTCGATTCAACAACTGAAGAAAGAATTGAATATCATGTTTAATGAATTTTATAAAACTAAAAGTTTAAATACAAAAAGTCGTTTTATTTTCGACTTCACAATTAATAAACAAGCCAAAAGAAATAATGCAATTAGTGAATCAGTAGTTGATCGTCGCACAAGTTTCTTTGTTGCTTTACTACTTATTATTCCGGCCTTATCAGTACTTATTACATTTACTGCTGTACCTTTTGTGCGTAATATATATTCAGCGGTTACTGATAAAAGTGGTAATTTTATATGATTTGCAAACGTTGTTGATTTATTTAATAAATTGTCATTCGCTGTAGGTATAAGAAACTCATTTATTTATGGTATTTTAGTATTGCCACTATCGATGATTATTTCGTTACTTATATCATCATTAATAGCAACAGTCGTACGTAAAAGTTTAAGAGGTTTTTTACAAACTATATTCTTCTTACCTTACGTAACAAACATAGTTGCTGTCTCGCTTGCATTTGTTCAAATTTTCCAAACAAATGGTGTATTTAACCAAATACTTAGAGGATTCGGTTTAGAAGGTAATACAGAATGACTAGGTGGACTAGATACTACCGCTTTCAAATCAATGTTAGTTATGCTAATTAACGGTGTTTGAGGAGGTTTGGCTTTCAACATTCTTCTTTTCACAACCGCAATGTTATCAGTTGATAAAAACTTATATCGTTCAGCTTCAATCGATGGAGTTAGTGGTGCTAAACAATTTTTCACAATCACATTACCATCAATCAATAAAACAATCACTTTTATTATGACGATGGGAATTATCAATGGTATTAAAGTTTTCCCACTAGCTTTATTCGAGAATAAATCTAATACTGCAATTAGTGCCGGGGCATCAACAATTATGCTATTCATCTATCATTTTGTGCAAAATAATCAATTTGCCCTAGCTGGCGCAGCTTCAATTGTTCTATTTATTATCGGGGTAACATACTCAACAATCATTCGGGGCGGATTTAGAGCTCTAACACTAGCTTCAATTAACAAAGGAGAATCTGATGTTTGAAACAAAATTAAAAATTCAGCAGAAATGACAGAATTCAAGGCTAAAACGCACTCGAGATTCAGTTACTCAACAAGTACGTGATAATTCATTAGCATCACTTGTTACTAAATATTTTGTTAAATTAATTTTGCTAGTGTTTTTTGCAATGATTGTTATGATCCCGTTTGCATACATGATTTTGATTGCCTCAGTCGACAATAACCAGGCCGACCAAATTAAACAAGGTACCTCAGGTTTATGACCTCAAAGTTGACAATTATTTTCTAACCTTCGTAAAGCTGCTGTCGGTAGCGCAAAAGCCTTTTGACCTTGACAAAAAGGGTGAGAAAGAGGATATTTATTTTCATTCTTTTTAACTATTGCTAACGTTTTAATTTCAATTGTTTTAAAAATCTTTTTAACAATGTTACTAGGTTATGCTTTTAGTTTGAAAAAATGAAGAGGAAAAAACTTAGTTTGATCAATTCTAATTATGATGCTTGTTTTACCTGAAGTAGCATTGCTTTCAGGTCAAAAATGAGTAGTTGTACAGATGAATAATGCAATAAAACCACCATCACACGATAAATTTGGATTATTTAATTACAACTTATTTGTTATCGCAATTCCATTTGTGGCTTCAATCTTCAACGCTTTAATGTATCGTAATGCTTTTGAATCTATTCCGAATAGAATGAAGGAAGTTGCGATGGTTGATGGTGTTGTTGGTGCAAAATATCTATTTAAAATTGCTATCCCAATGGTAACTCCAACAACACTTACAATTGTAATTTTAACAACTCTTGCTTCTTGAAACTCATATCTATGACCTTCATTAATCGCAGGGAGAGATTATAGAGTTATGTCAGTGTGACTATTTGATGTTGGTACTGATAACACAACTAGTGATGCTCGTATTTTCTATAATATTAAAATGGCTGGTTCAATTATGGTTATTGCACCAATGTTCATCTTCTTCTTCTTTGCTCGGAAAAAAATTATGAATGCTATTAGTCGTCAAGGAAGTACAATTAAAGGATAAAATATGCGTAAAGTTAATGTTAAGAAAAATACAATTACGTGAGCTTTTGTTGGGTTGATTGCTTTTGTTGCCGCGATTATATCAATAGTTTTAATTGTTCGTATTTCAAGAGATATAGAAACAATTACTAGTGTTCAAATTTGAGATAACGAAATTCAACCATATCGAGCTTATAAGGCATATGGAATAGGGATTTTGTCATTTAGTTCTGTTGTTTTAGTAATTTCATCAATAATTACATATCTAGGAATTAAATCATGAAATTACTCAGCAACGCTTTAGGAGTTAAATATATATGAAAAAATTATTATTAACCTTAGCACCACTAGCAACAATTACGCCACTAGCAACAATTTCATGTGTTAATCCATTCCGAGATAACCAAACAATTAAAAAAGCACGTAATTTACACACGAAAAACAATCTTTTAAACAATAAATCAATTGACGAATTCAAAAAAATACTAAAAGATAAAAATATATATAGCAGTGAAGATGAGTTAAATGAGGTTATAAAGGCCTTCGAAAATTCATTTAAACAACTTAGAGCTTCATATTTTGTCTCATTGGACCAATTCCGAGAATTTTGACAAATTAATAATCTAGTTATTTCAAATTACTACACTAAAGAAGACCAAAACGGGCAAATAGTTCATGTTAAAGTGCCACTAAAAAAAGAGGCTATTCAGCTATTTGCACACTATATTTTCGCTAAGTCTCCATTTGGATATTCACTATTACATAAAGAGCAAAAACTAATTAAAGATTTAGTAGCTAATGAGGATAGCATTAAATTTGAGGGTCCTAACTCACCAATTAGTAATAGTCTAGAAAACTATGTTATCATTCCTAAATTACTTTCAGAGAGAATGTATACTGAGGAATTTTATCAGAATGCAACAATCGATTCATTCACAAAAGCCTATACAAATGTTATGAAAGTATTGTCAAAATTTGTTTATGGCCTAGGTGAGGAAGAAACTAATACAACTAATGCTTTATTACCAATTTATTACTTATTAAAAAATCCAAAAGATAATCCAAATAGCGCTGATGAATCATATAAATATGTTGACAATATGTATACAAGTAACGCCGGTGGTGAATGAGCGCTATTCAAACCTGAAATTCTTCATTCACTTAACGAAAAAGACTATAATTCACTGATTGACGAAATGTCTAAGGATATACTTAAATTTGCTGTCAAATACATAAAAGAAGATAAAATTAGCAATCAATTTATTTATTCGCATTTAGATGGATTAAGTAATAATATCAATCAATACAAAAAAGGTATTGGTTCATACGGTTTAGCAGAATTAGTAGCATATAGTTTATATTCAATCAATCCAACTAATATTCAAATATTAGCCACAACAAAAAATAATAAAACTGTTTATATGGTGCAATTTGTCGATAAAGAGGGTAATAGTGTCTTAGTTAACCCTTCTTCTTACATCGAAAGCGTTGCAGACAAAAATAAAAGATTAACAACTGATCCTCACTCATCATACACAGCTCAACCTATTAAAATTTATCGCACAAAAGTTGAACTAAACAATGATGGCTACACACTTGTTGATGATCAAGTAATATCTAACCCTACACACTCAAAATGAAAATAAGCAAAAAGCAATCTTTATGATTGCTTTCCTAAATAGTAAGTTCAAGTGCAACACATGCGCTTGGCTTTTTTATTTTAACATTTTAATGATTTTTTTCTCATTTTTTGCAAATAGTAGTTACTATAAAAGCCCCTTATGTAAGGGGTTGGGGGTTAGGAAGAAAGAAAAGCCCCTTTTCAATGGGTTTGGGGTTGCAAAAAGATAATACAACTTATGATGAAAAGCCCCTATGTAAGGGGTTTGGGGTTAGAAAATAAAGAGGCAGATTGTGTAAGCGGATAGAGCTTATGCAAGATAATAAGCGACTATCATACTAGGCCGTAAAAGTTGGCCTCGATAAATAAATCATTGGCAGATTTTCAACCCAAAATTTCTCTTGGCATATCATTTATTCTTTTGGTAATTTGGTCTAATATTTCTTGCGAAATTTGATTAAAATCAAATCCTTTTTTGTATTCGCGTCTTATAAGTCCATTTCAGTGTTCGTTTGATCCTCTTTGAAAAGAGGCGTATGGCTCAGCTCTATATATTTTTATATCGAGTCATTTTGCCAAAATACCTATTTTTTCGAATTCTATGCCATTATCAATAGTTATAGTTTTTACTATTAATTGTCTTTCTAAAACGAGTTTTCTTAATGCTGCATTCACCTTCATTGGGTTTTTACTTGGTATCAAAATCGCAAAACCGACTCTGGTTTTTCTCTCTGTTAAAGTAAGAATGTTGTTATATCCAGTAGCTCTTTTCCCAACTATCATATCAGCTTCTCAATGACCATATTCTTCACGATTATCTATCGATTTAGGTCTTGTTCATATCGGGAATACATAATCAGCTGATGTTACAAGGCGACTAATTGCGCTTGCATGTCTTTTTCCACCCTTTTTATATGAGGAACGCAATAAATTTGATCTTTTGATTATTCATTTATTTGTTTTGATTCAATTGAATACTGTTTTTAAGCAAGGGATTTTAATTTTAAAATTCTCTTTTATATATTTATGGGTAAGTTTTACCCCATAATATTTTTTGTCAAATTTTTTTAGAAATAATTCACTAAATTCACTATATTTACTATTCAAAAATTTAAAATAATATTTATGATAATGACGTCTTTGGGCTTTGATATCAGCATAAAATGGGGAATATTTCCCAAATTTATCTAAATTTCTTTTTATTTCTCTACTTACTGTAGATGGGTTTTTATGTAATATATTTGCAATTTTTCTTATTGATAAATTTATTTCTAAATAACTTTTAATTGCTTCTCTATCACTTTTTGTTATATGGGTATATTTTTTAATGCTATAATTCATATGAAGTTCCTGGCCAATTTGGAGCTTTTTTCTTTTTTTTATTTTAAAGAATAATCGAAACAAAAAAGTTCAAGCCTCACAATTTAATTTTACATTAATTTGTGTTGCACTTGAACTTACAATCAAGCAAAGCAATCTTTATGATTGCTTTTTTGTGTATTTTTGGTCAATTTACATCTCGAAACAGCTTATTCAAGTTTGCCATAGATATCTGAATTTAAATAGTCGAACAAAAAACAAGTAGCTTCACTACTTGTTTTTTGGCAGAGACCAATTAAATTTGATTGCTAAAATCCGAATCAATAAAATAATAATGGAACCTAACGCAGTTGCCACATAACCATTTCAGCGGTATAGCCCCGCAAAAGCTAGAACACCGACTACAGAAGCAGTGGCATAAATATCGGTTTGAAATATAATTGGAATTTTGCCAGCGAAAATATCTCTAAGCATACCCCCACCAACACCTGTTATTACACCAACAAAAACAATCAAGAATAAGTTGTCGTGATCAATTGCTTGAATTGCTCCAACAATGGAAAAGACTGCTAATCCAACTGCATCAACAAATGAATAACCTTTTTTTGCTAACGCACTAACTTTACGACCATTAAGAAAGAAAACTAGCAACGAAACAAGAAGACTAGTTAGCACATAAATTGGATTTTTGAACGCCGCAGGCGGAAATTTACCTAAAATTAAATCTCTAATAATACCCCCACCAACCGCTGTTGTAGCGCCTAGTGTACACACGCCAAAAAGATCCATTTTTTTGCTAATTGCCACACTTGCTCCAGAAGCGGCAAAAGCCATAGTTCCAAGTATTTCTAAAATTAATATAATTAAATCTTGAATGTTATATGACATATTATTTCGCTAAAAAATCTATTGCTGCTTGGGCAAGTGTGGCCGGACCTATTATTAAAGCCTCTTCATTAAATAATACTTGTGGATTGTGAACTTGATATATTTGACCGCTTTTATTTGGGAGTGGACAGGAAACGAAGAAATAACAACTTTGTGGCAAATGACTTGCTAAGTAGGCATAATCTTCTGACGCAAGTTCAGGTTCCGAATATCTTAAGTCATAGTTGTTACCTAAAACTGACTGAGCACTATTGAACACTAACTCACTCATTTCCGGCGTATTAACTAAGGCAGGAACGTTCGCTAACACCTCAAAGTTAGCTTTTGCGCGATAAGCTTGAGCAATATAATTTGCAATCTCAGGTAGGCGTTTTTGAACATGAAGCGCTGATTCATTGAACAATGATCGAGCAGTACCTTCGAGAATAACTTTTGGCGGAATAACATTCACACCGCCCCCGGGAGTATTAATTAAACCAACCGAGACAGAAGCAGATTTATTCGATGGTAATTCGTGTGCCACCATAATATTGAATGCACTAATAATTTGCGAAGCAACAATCACTGGATCAATACCATTAAAAGACATCGCTCCATGCGCTCCTTTTCCTTCGATTTCAATCCTGAAATTTAATGCAGAAGCTAAAACTTGTGATTTTTGCACAATAATTCCTAACTTTTCGCCATTAGGTCACATATGTAAAGCTAAACCGGCATCAATTTTAGAACTCAACACCCCTTTTTCTAACATTAATTTGCCACCATTCAACGTTTCTTCAGCGGGCTGAAATAAAAATTTAACCTCACCGTTTAATTCATGTTCATGTGCTTTCAACATGATTAAAGTGGCAATCAAAGATGTTGTGTGGATATCATGCCCACACAAATGCGCTTTGCCATTTGTCGATGCAAATTCTAACCCTGATTGCTCATCAACACTAACTGCATCCATATCAGCTCGTAAAAGAACTGTTTTTCCTTTTTTGGAATCTCCTAGCGAACCAACAATTGCATAAGTATCTGCTAAATTTTGGTAAGAAATATTATATTTGTCTAAAACTGACTTAATTAAAGCTGTTGTATTCGGTAAAACAAAACCAGATTCAGGATGTTGGTGAATTTGGCGTCTAATTTGCTTCATTTCGTTAAATATTGATTTTGCGTACTCTAATAATGTCATTGTTCCTCTTTTTCTTAAATCATATATATTATACTTATACTTATCGCTAAGAAGTCTAAAAAGACGCTGGCAAACTGTTTTTTAATATGTTTAAGATAAAAATATAGCTTTTCTTAATTATATTGCTAGGGCATCTTCCCTTGTGTAGAGTTCATATATATGCTGGCCTATTGTGCCAGTTTTTTATTTGTGTTGAAATTTTTACGCAGACTAAGATAACTACCACCAGTTAATAATAGATTTATGCAACAAAAATCAATAAAAGCAGTATTAAATTGAGTGCAAAATGCACTTTTTAATAAAAAATGCCCTTGTTGGGCATGACTTAATTATTTTTGACCGTTGTAAATATTGATCTTAGAAATAGCTTTTCGTAATTGAGCTTCATATTTAGCATATTCATCCGCAGTGGCTGATTTCATATGTTCTAATGCATTGTCACGTTGTTGTTCTGCTCATGAAAGAACAATATCTTTGTCATAAACAATATCATCAGTAATAATTTTGATTTGCTTTGCGTCGGCATAAACAATTCCACCACCGATAGCACAAACTTTGTGTTCAGGATGACCAACTGAATTAATTAATAATTTACCAACAGCAATATTAGACATAAATTGCGTGCGATTAGGCATTAATGTAATATTGCCACCGGAAATAGTTGATAATATTACTAATTCAACATCGCCTTCAAAGAATATACCGGTTGGCGTCGAAATAAATAAGTGAGTGGTTTTATTTTGCGTCATTTTCTCGGTTTGTAGAAGATGCTTGTTGAGTTTTATATGATTCGTAACGTGCGTCAACCTCAGTTATATCACTGGCATAAAGGAATAAATCTTCGGGGACATCATCATAATGACCTTCGAGTATTGCCTTAAAACTGGTAATAGTGTCGCTTAATTTAACATAAGCACCTTTTTTACCAGAAAATTTCTCAGCAACACTAAAAGGTTGCGATAAAAAGTTTCTAATACGGCGTGCTCGCGAGACAATTAATTTATCTTCTTCGCTTAGTTCGCCCATCCCTAAGATTGCGATTATATCTTGCAATTCTTTAAAACGTTGCAAAATAGAGATAACGCCGTGAGCAACATTATAGTGTTCCTGTCCAACCACTAGTGGGTCAAGCAATTTTGAACTCGATTCCAAAGGATCAACAGCTGGATAAATCCCGAGTGCAGCGATGTTACGGTCTAAAACA
The Mycoplasmopsis californica genome window above contains:
- a CDS encoding M20 metallopeptidase family protein; the encoded protein is MTLLEYAKSIFNEMKQIRRQIHQHPESGFVLPNTTALIKSVLDKYNISYQNLADTYAIVGSLGDSKKGKTVLLRADMDAVSVDEQSGLEFASTNGKAHLCGHDIHTTSLIATLIMLKAHEHELNGEVKFLFQPAEETLNGGKLMLEKGVLSSKIDAGLALHMWPNGEKLGIIVQKSQVLASALNFRIEIEGKGAHGAMSFNGIDPVIVASQIISAFNIMVAHELPSNKSASVSVGLINTPGGGVNVIPPKVILEGTARSLFNESALHVQKRLPEIANYIAQAYRAKANFEVLANVPALVNTPEMSELVFNSAQSVLGNNYDLRYSEPELASEDYAYLASHLPQSCYFFVSCPLPNKSGQIYQVHNPQVLFNEEALIIGPATLAQAAIDFLAK
- a CDS encoding trimeric intracellular cation channel family protein; this translates as MSYNIQDLIILILEILGTMAFAASGASVAISKKMDLFGVCTLGATTAVGGGIIRDLILGKFPPAAFKNPIYVLTSLLVSLLVFFLNGRKVSALAKKGYSFVDAVGLAVFSIVGAIQAIDHDNLFLIVFVGVITGVGGGMLRDIFAGKIPIIFQTDIYATASVVGVLAFAGLYRWNGYVATALGSIIILLIRILAIKFNWSLPKNK
- a CDS encoding IS30 family transposase, translating into MNYSIKKYTHITKSDREAIKSYLEINLSIRKIANILHKNPSTVSREIKRNLDKFGKYSPFYADIKAQRRHYHKYYFKFLNSKYSEFSELFLKKFDKKYYGVKLTHKYIKENFKIKIPCLKTVFNWIKTNKWIIKRSNLLRSSYKKGGKRHASAISRLVTSADYVFPIWTRPKSIDNREEYGHWEADMIVGKRATGYNNILTLTERKTRVGFAILIPSKNPMKVNAALRKLVLERQLIVKTITIDNGIEFEKIGILAKWLDIKIYRAEPYASFQRGSNEHWNGLIRREYKKGFDFNQISQEILDQITKRINDMPREILGWKSANDLFIEANFYGLVW
- a CDS encoding F0F1 ATP synthase subunit epsilon translates to MTQNKTTHLFISTPTGIFFEGDVELVILSTISGGNITLMPNRTQFMSNIAVGKLLINSVGHPEHKVCAIGGGIVYADAKQIKIITDDIVYDKDIVLSWAEQQRDNALEHMKSATADEYAKYEAQLRKAISKINIYNGQK